In a single window of the Oscarella lobularis chromosome 4, ooOscLobu1.1, whole genome shotgun sequence genome:
- the LOC136186512 gene encoding U4/U6 small nuclear ribonucleoprotein Prp4-like, which produces MADDQPAAKRVRIAAGSKDEEARQPLSSIQGLSPAVQAGIKAGNINFSDGGSYDLSTVSEQRQQEVLAEFEKRKKARAIAVPTDDTQIKARLREFGEPICLFGEGPADRRERLRVLLAELGGEALRKEKEEKYDEEEQQEVWYHEGSEALRYSRLWITEYSLPRARERLKTARIERARPDPERASKIQSLHKRLRTFSNYCSQVGDERPVSVCQFAANSKLLATGSWTGLCKLWSIPQCEEIRVLRGHDSRVGGIAFHPEATVGLSDSAACLASGAADGKINLWSLESDVPLASLDCMTDRVSRVAFHPSGRYVGACCFDNSWRLWDLQTQTEILHQEGHSRPVYGLSFQHDGSILATGGLDAMVLVWDLRSGKCVQPLQGHLKAVLAVDFSPNGYHIATGSEDHSMKVWDLRKRKPVYTVPAHTNLVSHLRFQGGDGRFIVTGGYDCTAKIWSHPGWSPLKTLAGHEGKVMCVDRSPDGEFIVTSSYDRTFKLWSPEVLPAYD; this is translated from the exons ATGGCCGACGATCAACCTGCCGCTAAACGAGTGCGTATTGCAGCCGGcagcaaagacgaagaggcgCGACAGCCTCTATCTAGCATCCAGGGACTCTCTCCAGCAGTTCAAGCCGGAATCAAAGCTGGAAATATCAATTTCAGCGACG GAGGGTCTTACGACCTCAGTACCGTGTCCGAGCAGCGCCAGCAAGAAGTGTTGGCCGAAttcgaaaagcgaaagaag GCTCGTGCGATTGCCGTTCCGACAGACGATACGCAAATTAAGGCGAGACTGAGAGAATTTGGCGAGCCGATCT GTCTGTTCGGCGAAGGACCGGCCGATCGTCGGGAAAGATTGCGAGTTTTGCTCGCCGAGCTAG GCGGCGAGGCActgagaaaggaaaaggaagaaaagtacgacgaggaagaa CAACAAGAAGTTTGGTATCACGAAGGATCAGAAGCGCTGAGATATTCTCGGCTTTGGATTACAGAATATTCCCTACCAAG GGCAAGGGAAAGATTGAAGACAGCTAGGATAGAACGTGCTCGTCCTGATCCAGAAAGAGCGTCAAAGATTCAGTCGCTACACAAGAGACTTCGA ACTTTTAGCAACTACTGTAGTCAAGTTGGAGACGAGCGTCCCGTTAGCGTTTGCCAGTTTGCTGCCAACTCTAAACTGCTAGCCACTGGATCTTG GACTGGACTCTGTAAACTCTGGTCTATTCCTCAGTGCGAAGAAATCCGGGTTCTACGAG GTCATGACAGTCGCGTTGGGGGAATTGCCTTCCATCCTGAAGCGACTGTCGGTTTGTCTGACAGTGCAGCTTGCTTGGCATCTGGAGCGGCAGACGGGAAAATCAATCTTTGGTCTTTAGAGAG TGACGTTCCCCTGGCATCGCTGGATTGCATGACGGATAGAGTGTCTCGCGTGGCATTTCATCCTTCTGGGAGATACGTGGGCGCTTGTTG TTTTGATAATTCGTGGAGGCTGTGGGACCTGCAAACGCAAACAGAAATTCTGCACCAG GAAGGTCACAGTAGACCTGTCTACGGTCTCAGTTTCCAGCACGATGGTAGCATCCTTGCGACAGG TGGTTTGGACGCCATGGTTTTGGTGTGGGATCTCCGTAGTGGAAAGTGTGTTCAGCCATTGCAGGGTCACCTAAAAGCCGTCCTTGCCGTTGACTTTTCGCCGAATGG GTATCACATAGCCACAGGCAGCGAGGATCATTCCATGAAAGTTTGGGATctaagaaagcgaaagccaGTCTACACAGTTCCGGCTCATACGAATCTCGTATCCCACCTTCGATTTCAAG GCGGTGACGGGCGTTTCATTGTGACGGGGGGCTATGATTGTACTGCGAAAATCTGGTCGCATCCGGGTTGGTCACCTCTGAAGACACTTGCTGGCCATGAAGGGAAGGTAATGTGCGTTGATCGATCGCCAG ACGGAGAATTCATAGTGACTTCATCGTATGACAGAACTTTCAAACTCTGGTCGCCAGAAGTGTTGCCGGCGTATGACTAG
- the LOC136186508 gene encoding E3 ubiquitin-protein ligase HACE1-like isoform X2, whose amino-acid sequence MEAIQRLVRSLRAARSVELPNDDDAAFLILMRMVMQNQYRPVNELLSAPSCTFDVNKTVGAAECLALLLKRGIDVNAKDGSGVTPLLLAARGGHGKCVHKLIEFGANIHIQANDGLTAVHWVACNGRTELLAELIAKGEYVDVVDSQGQTALHVACQNGHIPAVALLLEKKASVDRPDSYGRTPLLFACRYGQSGCAQLLIKWNAKHLRDNGGSAPIDICIESRYHDCTLLLVDSYPQLLSTIIDMDNAEESNLQAALYRLCQHNQSYIPQILLGLAQKASTAGEELLSLNKDIDYVVPLFLRFLRILCHLQQSTSSFQICHLSSSSVTSRFQVKKHRRSPSLESPSTSRRGSSAESSETIGVVQEASEKSVSLMESLWEVLEQWFLLLANEVSQSDVKTVLSAEPEKPAVAEEPAKSRIGATPDKVASLLVRTTPTHVRRAFLRSVSQSSLPQRGPSTREDEPLGRWSGNWEGWQHGFSRSRHRAVLSPPAADSITGDDTNLFGEVGHLLAGGVIGAFSDRLCAVTHGFYLHCCMCESNARRSRSGMERFVTFADRHEKVLKILLARNPKLIFAHFHFLLELPDLLRRFIHIVRSQPFEERRAWFYENLYRQQTNATEEEPNQANVISVSRDDLFSSSCCALANVDVEKLKKKNTVISFKGEGGMGSGVQREFFDLLSKEILNPDYALFTQSTDGATFQPNSNSSINPDHLSYFLFAGRIIGMALFRQQLLQIYFTRSFFKHILGIPVDYNDVASIDTEYANNLQWILDNDISNLGLELTFSVETDVFGAMQEVDLKPGGSSIAVTEENKEEYVQLVAEMRMTRAIQRQIDSFLRGFHEFIPRSLLSLFDEYELELCLSGVPKIDLEDWKANTEYSGGFDDESPVIKWFWELMASFDRKVQVQVLQFVTGSSRVPLGGFANLVGASGLQKFIVTSSERAAGNSLPTASTCFNLLKLPNYQSKEQLRKCLLIALNCGGLGFEFA is encoded by the exons atgGAGGCCATCCAGCGATTGGTGCGCTCTTTGCGCGCCGCCAGGTCAGTGGAACTGCCCAACG ACGATGACGCCGCTTTTCTTATCCTGATGCGAATGgtgatgcagaatcaatatCG GCCAGTGAACGAACTTCTCTCGGCGCCGAGCTGCACATTCGACGTCAACAAGAC cgtGGGAGCGGCTGAATGCCTCGCCCTTCTCCTCAAACGtggcattgacgtcaatgcgaAAGACGGGTCTGGCGTGACTCCTCTCCTGCTGGCGGCCAGGGGTGG TCACGGAAAGTGCGTGCACAAATTGATAGAATTTGGTGCCAATATTCACATTCAAGCCAATGACGGGCTGACTGCA GTTCATTGGGTTGCTTGCAATGGAAGAACCGAATTGCTGGCTGAACTTATTGCAAAGGGAGAGtacgttgacgtcgttgattCTCAAGGGCAGACAGCATTGCACGTGGCCTGTCAGAACGGCCATATACCT gCAGTGGCTTTGCTTTTGGAAAAAAAGGCGTCTGTTGATCGACCAGACAGTTATGGACGAACGCCGCTCTTATTTGCTTGCCG GTACGGTCAATCAGGATGTGCTCAGCTACTGATAAAGTGGAACGCTAAACATCTTCGTGACAATGGGGGCAGTGCGCCTATTGATATCTGCATTGAG AGTCGTTATCACGACTGCACtctccttctcgtcgactcCTATCCCCAACTCCTTTCCACCATAATTGACATGGACAATGCCGAAGAGAGCAAC CTTCAAGCTGCTCTATATCGACTCTGTCAACACAACCAAAGCTACATCCCTCAGATCTTGCTTGGCTTGGCTCAAAAGGCGTCAACAGCTGGAGAAGAACTCCTCAG CTTGAATAAAGATATCGATTATGTGGTGCCTTTGTTCTTGCGTTTCTTACGCATATTGTGTCACCTTCAGCAAAGCACATCATCCTTCCAAATTTGCCATTTGTCATCGTCATCGGTGACGTCTCGATTCCAAGTAAAGAAGCACAGACGTTCGCCATCTCTCGAGTCGCCTTCAACTTCGCGACGCGGTAGCAGCGCCGAAAGCTCGGAGACGATTGGAGTCGTTCAGGAAGCGAGCGAAAAGAGCGTTAGTCTTATGGAATCCCTATGGGAAGTGCTTGAGCAGTGGTTCTTATTGCTGGCCAACGAGGTAAGCCAGAGCGACGTGAAGACCGTTCTCTCGGCGGAGCCGGAAAAGCCAGCGGTGGCCGAAGAAC CTGCTAAATCGAGAATTGGAGCGACTCCTGATAAAGTGGCAAGCTTGCTCGTTCGCACGACTCCCACTCATGTGCGACGTGCTTTTCTGCGAAGCGTGTCGCAGTCGTCTTTGCCTCAACGCGGTCCGTCGACCCGGGAAGACGAGCCTCTGGGCAGATGGAGTGGAAATTGGGAGGGATGGCAGCACGGATTCTCGCGCAGTCGGCACAGAGCCGTTTTGTCGCCACCGGCGGCTGATTCGATTACAGGAGACGAC acGAATTTGTTTGGTGAAGTGGGTCATCTTCTAGCTGGTGGAGTCATAGGCGCGTTTTCTGACCGGCTTTGTGCCGTGACGCATGGATTTTATCTTCACTGCTGCATGTGTGAAAGCAACGCCAGGCGAAG TCGGAGTGGTATGGAAAGATTTGTCACTTTTGCTGATAGGCACGAGAAAGTTCTCAAAATCTTACTGGCGCG CAATCCCAAGTTGATATTTGCTCACTTCCACTTTCTTTTGGAATTGCCTGACTTACTACGGCGTTTTATTCATATAGTCAGATCTCAG CCGTTTGAGGAAAGACGAGCATGGTTTTACGAAAATCTTTATCGCCAGCAAACGAACGCTACTGAGGAAGAGCCAAATCAAGCAAACGTTATTTCAGTTTCTAGAG ATGACCTCTTCAGTTCGTCTTGCTGTGCCTTGGCCAATGTAGACgtggaaaaattgaaaaagaaaaacaccgttatttctttcaaaggagaaggaggaatg GGTTCTGGTGTTCAGCGAGAGTTCTTTGATCTTCTATCTAAAGAGATACTGAATCCAGACTACGCGCTGTTTACTCAATCTACCGATG GGGCTACTTTTCAACCCAACAGCAATTCGAGCATCAATCCGGATCACTTGAGTTATTTTCTGTTTGCTGGTCGAATAATTGGAATGGCTCTTTTCCGTCAACAGTTGTTGCAAATCTATTTCACTCGCTCTTTCTTCAAACATATTTTAG GTATTCCTGTCGATTACAACGACGTTGCTTCCATTGATACAGAATATGCAAACAATTTACAG TGGATTCTTGATAATGACATTTCAAACCTCGGCTTGGAACTGACGTTCTCCGTAGAAACGGACGTTTTTGGCGCTATGCAAGAAGTCGATTTAAAACCCGGGGGTAGTAGCATAGCAGTGACGGAAGAAAACAAG GAGGAATACGTTCAGTTAGTTGCCGAGATGAGAATGACTCGAGCTATTCAACGTCAGATAGACAGTTTTCTTCGCGGATTTCACGAATTCATTCCGCGTTCTTTGCTGTCTCTATTTGACGAATACGAGTTG GAGCTGTGCTTGTCGGGAGTTCCAAAAATTGATCTCGAAGACTGGAAAGCAAACACCGAGTATTCGGGgggattcgacgacgaatcgccgGTCATAAAG TGGTTTTGGGAATTGATGGCTTCGTTTGACCGCAAGGTGCAAGTTCAAGTCCTGCAGTTTGTCACGGGAAG TTCCCGAGTTCCTCTCGGGGGATTTGCCAATCTCGTCGGTGCGAGTGGATTGCAAAAATTTATTGTGACTAGCAGCGAGCGAGCTGCGGGAAACAGCCTTCCTACAGCAAGCACGTG TTTCAACTTACTGAAGCTGCCAAACTATCAGAGCAAGGAGCAGCTGAGAAAATGCTTACTAATCGCTTTAAATTGTGGCGGTCTTGGTTTCGAATTTGCATGA
- the LOC136186508 gene encoding E3 ubiquitin-protein ligase HACE1-like isoform X1, protein MEAIQRLVRSLRAARSVELPNDDDAAFLILMRMVMQNQYRPVNELLSAPSCTFDVNKTYGRARRTLAHIAANVGAAECLALLLKRGIDVNAKDGSGVTPLLLAARGGHGKCVHKLIEFGANIHIQANDGLTAVHWVACNGRTELLAELIAKGEYVDVVDSQGQTALHVACQNGHIPAVALLLEKKASVDRPDSYGRTPLLFACRYGQSGCAQLLIKWNAKHLRDNGGSAPIDICIESRYHDCTLLLVDSYPQLLSTIIDMDNAEESNLQAALYRLCQHNQSYIPQILLGLAQKASTAGEELLSLNKDIDYVVPLFLRFLRILCHLQQSTSSFQICHLSSSSVTSRFQVKKHRRSPSLESPSTSRRGSSAESSETIGVVQEASEKSVSLMESLWEVLEQWFLLLANEVSQSDVKTVLSAEPEKPAVAEEPAKSRIGATPDKVASLLVRTTPTHVRRAFLRSVSQSSLPQRGPSTREDEPLGRWSGNWEGWQHGFSRSRHRAVLSPPAADSITGDDTNLFGEVGHLLAGGVIGAFSDRLCAVTHGFYLHCCMCESNARRSRSGMERFVTFADRHEKVLKILLARNPKLIFAHFHFLLELPDLLRRFIHIVRSQPFEERRAWFYENLYRQQTNATEEEPNQANVISVSRDDLFSSSCCALANVDVEKLKKKNTVISFKGEGGMGSGVQREFFDLLSKEILNPDYALFTQSTDGATFQPNSNSSINPDHLSYFLFAGRIIGMALFRQQLLQIYFTRSFFKHILGIPVDYNDVASIDTEYANNLQWILDNDISNLGLELTFSVETDVFGAMQEVDLKPGGSSIAVTEENKEEYVQLVAEMRMTRAIQRQIDSFLRGFHEFIPRSLLSLFDEYELELCLSGVPKIDLEDWKANTEYSGGFDDESPVIKWFWELMASFDRKVQVQVLQFVTGSSRVPLGGFANLVGASGLQKFIVTSSERAAGNSLPTASTCFNLLKLPNYQSKEQLRKCLLIALNCGGLGFEFA, encoded by the exons atgGAGGCCATCCAGCGATTGGTGCGCTCTTTGCGCGCCGCCAGGTCAGTGGAACTGCCCAACG ACGATGACGCCGCTTTTCTTATCCTGATGCGAATGgtgatgcagaatcaatatCG GCCAGTGAACGAACTTCTCTCGGCGCCGAGCTGCACATTCGACGTCAACAAGACGTACGGTCGCGCTAGGCGCACTTTGGCTCATATTGCAGCGAA cgtGGGAGCGGCTGAATGCCTCGCCCTTCTCCTCAAACGtggcattgacgtcaatgcgaAAGACGGGTCTGGCGTGACTCCTCTCCTGCTGGCGGCCAGGGGTGG TCACGGAAAGTGCGTGCACAAATTGATAGAATTTGGTGCCAATATTCACATTCAAGCCAATGACGGGCTGACTGCA GTTCATTGGGTTGCTTGCAATGGAAGAACCGAATTGCTGGCTGAACTTATTGCAAAGGGAGAGtacgttgacgtcgttgattCTCAAGGGCAGACAGCATTGCACGTGGCCTGTCAGAACGGCCATATACCT gCAGTGGCTTTGCTTTTGGAAAAAAAGGCGTCTGTTGATCGACCAGACAGTTATGGACGAACGCCGCTCTTATTTGCTTGCCG GTACGGTCAATCAGGATGTGCTCAGCTACTGATAAAGTGGAACGCTAAACATCTTCGTGACAATGGGGGCAGTGCGCCTATTGATATCTGCATTGAG AGTCGTTATCACGACTGCACtctccttctcgtcgactcCTATCCCCAACTCCTTTCCACCATAATTGACATGGACAATGCCGAAGAGAGCAAC CTTCAAGCTGCTCTATATCGACTCTGTCAACACAACCAAAGCTACATCCCTCAGATCTTGCTTGGCTTGGCTCAAAAGGCGTCAACAGCTGGAGAAGAACTCCTCAG CTTGAATAAAGATATCGATTATGTGGTGCCTTTGTTCTTGCGTTTCTTACGCATATTGTGTCACCTTCAGCAAAGCACATCATCCTTCCAAATTTGCCATTTGTCATCGTCATCGGTGACGTCTCGATTCCAAGTAAAGAAGCACAGACGTTCGCCATCTCTCGAGTCGCCTTCAACTTCGCGACGCGGTAGCAGCGCCGAAAGCTCGGAGACGATTGGAGTCGTTCAGGAAGCGAGCGAAAAGAGCGTTAGTCTTATGGAATCCCTATGGGAAGTGCTTGAGCAGTGGTTCTTATTGCTGGCCAACGAGGTAAGCCAGAGCGACGTGAAGACCGTTCTCTCGGCGGAGCCGGAAAAGCCAGCGGTGGCCGAAGAAC CTGCTAAATCGAGAATTGGAGCGACTCCTGATAAAGTGGCAAGCTTGCTCGTTCGCACGACTCCCACTCATGTGCGACGTGCTTTTCTGCGAAGCGTGTCGCAGTCGTCTTTGCCTCAACGCGGTCCGTCGACCCGGGAAGACGAGCCTCTGGGCAGATGGAGTGGAAATTGGGAGGGATGGCAGCACGGATTCTCGCGCAGTCGGCACAGAGCCGTTTTGTCGCCACCGGCGGCTGATTCGATTACAGGAGACGAC acGAATTTGTTTGGTGAAGTGGGTCATCTTCTAGCTGGTGGAGTCATAGGCGCGTTTTCTGACCGGCTTTGTGCCGTGACGCATGGATTTTATCTTCACTGCTGCATGTGTGAAAGCAACGCCAGGCGAAG TCGGAGTGGTATGGAAAGATTTGTCACTTTTGCTGATAGGCACGAGAAAGTTCTCAAAATCTTACTGGCGCG CAATCCCAAGTTGATATTTGCTCACTTCCACTTTCTTTTGGAATTGCCTGACTTACTACGGCGTTTTATTCATATAGTCAGATCTCAG CCGTTTGAGGAAAGACGAGCATGGTTTTACGAAAATCTTTATCGCCAGCAAACGAACGCTACTGAGGAAGAGCCAAATCAAGCAAACGTTATTTCAGTTTCTAGAG ATGACCTCTTCAGTTCGTCTTGCTGTGCCTTGGCCAATGTAGACgtggaaaaattgaaaaagaaaaacaccgttatttctttcaaaggagaaggaggaatg GGTTCTGGTGTTCAGCGAGAGTTCTTTGATCTTCTATCTAAAGAGATACTGAATCCAGACTACGCGCTGTTTACTCAATCTACCGATG GGGCTACTTTTCAACCCAACAGCAATTCGAGCATCAATCCGGATCACTTGAGTTATTTTCTGTTTGCTGGTCGAATAATTGGAATGGCTCTTTTCCGTCAACAGTTGTTGCAAATCTATTTCACTCGCTCTTTCTTCAAACATATTTTAG GTATTCCTGTCGATTACAACGACGTTGCTTCCATTGATACAGAATATGCAAACAATTTACAG TGGATTCTTGATAATGACATTTCAAACCTCGGCTTGGAACTGACGTTCTCCGTAGAAACGGACGTTTTTGGCGCTATGCAAGAAGTCGATTTAAAACCCGGGGGTAGTAGCATAGCAGTGACGGAAGAAAACAAG GAGGAATACGTTCAGTTAGTTGCCGAGATGAGAATGACTCGAGCTATTCAACGTCAGATAGACAGTTTTCTTCGCGGATTTCACGAATTCATTCCGCGTTCTTTGCTGTCTCTATTTGACGAATACGAGTTG GAGCTGTGCTTGTCGGGAGTTCCAAAAATTGATCTCGAAGACTGGAAAGCAAACACCGAGTATTCGGGgggattcgacgacgaatcgccgGTCATAAAG TGGTTTTGGGAATTGATGGCTTCGTTTGACCGCAAGGTGCAAGTTCAAGTCCTGCAGTTTGTCACGGGAAG TTCCCGAGTTCCTCTCGGGGGATTTGCCAATCTCGTCGGTGCGAGTGGATTGCAAAAATTTATTGTGACTAGCAGCGAGCGAGCTGCGGGAAACAGCCTTCCTACAGCAAGCACGTG TTTCAACTTACTGAAGCTGCCAAACTATCAGAGCAAGGAGCAGCTGAGAAAATGCTTACTAATCGCTTTAAATTGTGGCGGTCTTGGTTTCGAATTTGCATGA
- the LOC136186511 gene encoding ras-specific guanine nucleotide-releasing factor RalGPS2-like — MSKQDESSSSSGSERKKGRAYSEDAIGRSNDYLTLPEIQIDSDGAKRRSNSFGNLPDGCVASRMPRSRSYDSVLFDFREVAAEDFASQLTLLDLKLFKAISIDELISGEWEGKEKVAKAPNVVEFSRRFNNVTFWTQRELLGTESVKSRVEVLRHFIKIAKKLYELNDLHSMMAVVLALQSAPIHRLIQTWRQVPNKDKRTFQKLDRLVSVANNRQALRDHLASTSLPCIPYFGMYLQDLLYMKAMSKRNPATATAGGDPQRDNILRTIVYFQSSEYRHIEPLYHIQKYLLSVEYMEEMQKFVDDNNFKLSLLLEPAGSEYRGSPGSDKLPRRVSNGHPRYHSESSSDIDRKSSTLPLLSSRGGVLPDGFLSPHTKTRRKFAAIGKTRTSPAVDTETLLKEKAASVRKHKKYHSLGRILDIEFPLDQCRISCLEPLDFPNSDMLHTPLASADELSSSESDESETSFHHSSLSTIASGDKGESSDEASYISLDQRTRDEDALFEGYLKRKTIRKYSKRVYRPRWSRCWGIVESGFFLLYDSSGVSGKPERSSFKAKPRSCLHLGGCTVAASTSPQQKPVFTLTDDKGTVRKFFTSSVEEMEKWVDAILKAIKSHKKEEAPLIHL; from the exons ATGTCAAAGCAAGATGAAAGTAgtagcagcagcggcagcgagAGGAAAAAAGGTCGCGCCTATTCGGAAGACGCGATCGGTCGAAGCAACGACTACTTGACTCTGCCCGAGATCCAAATCGATTCGGACGGCGCAAAGAGAAGATCGAACTCGTTCGGCAATCTCCCCGACGGCTGCGTCGCCTCTAGAATGCCCCGATCGCGCAGCTACGATTCGGTTCTGTTCGACTTTCGCGAGGTGGCGGCCGAAGATTTCGCG AGTCAACTGACGCTGCTCGACTTGAAACTCTTCAAAGCGATCAGCATCGACGAACTGATCAGCGGCGAATGGGAGGGAAAGGAAAAAGTCGCCAAGGCgcccaacgtcgtcgaattctcgcGTCGTTTCAATAACGTGACCTTTTGGACCCAGCGGGAGCTTCTCGGCACCGAATCGGTCAAAAGTCGCGTCGAAGTCCTACGTCACTTCATCAAAATCGCCAAG AAACTCTACGAGCTAAATGACCTTCACAGCATGATGGCCGTCGTTTTGGCTCTCCAAAGCGCTCCCATTCACCGTCTCATCCAAACGTGGCGC CAAGTGCCGAACAAAGACAAACGCACATTTCAGAAGCTCGATCGGCTCGTATCGGTTGCCAACAATCG ACAAGCTTTGAGAGATCATCTGGCATCAACGTCTCTACCCTGCATTCCATACTTCG GGATGTACCTGCAAGACTTGCTCTACATGAAAGCAATGAGTAAGCGGaatccggcgacggcgactgcgGGCGGCGACCCTCAGCGAGACAACATCTTGAGAACGATTGTCTATTTCCAGTCGTCCGAGTATCGTCACATCGAGCCGCTTTATCACATACAGAAGTATCTTCTCAGCGTCGAGTATATGGAAGAAATGCAGAAATTCGTTGACGACAATAATTTCAA ATTGTCTTTGTTGTTGGAACCTGCCGGCAGTGAATATCGAGGGTCTCCTGGCTCAGATAAATTGCCTCGACGCGTTTCCAATGGCCATCCAAGATACCATTCTGAATCAAGCAGTGATATTGATAGAAAATCATCCACGTTGCCACTTTTGTCATCCCGGGGTGGTGTCCTGCCTGACGGATTTCTTTCACCTCATACGAAGACAAGAAGAAAGTTTGCTGCCATTGGAAAAACGCGAACTTCGCCGGCAGTCGATACGGAAACGCTattaaaagaaaaggcggcgTCAGTTAGAAAACACAAAAAATACCACAGTTTAGG gcgGATACTCGATATTGAATTTCCTCTTGATCAATGCCG GATCTCCTGTCTTGAGCCACTGGATTTTCCTAACTCAGACATGCTACACACGCCTTTAGCTTCTGCAGATG AGCTTAGTAGCTCTGAGAGTGACGAGAGTGAAACGAGCTTTCACCA TAGTAGCCTCAGCACGATTGCTTCAGGTGATAAGGGAGAGAGCAGCGACGAAGCTTCTTACATTTCGCTGGACCAGCGCACCAGAGATGAGGATGCGTTGTTTGAGGGCTACCTGAAACGAAAAACTATTAGAAAATATTCAAAGCGAGTATACAGG CCACGATGGTCAAGATGTTGGGGTATTGTAGAAAGcggcttctttcttctctatgATTCCAGTGGAGTGTCCGGAAAACCGGAACGATCCTCT TTTAAAGCAAAGCCGCGATCTTGTCTTCACCTGGGCGGATGCACCGTTGCTGCCAGCACATCTCCACAACAAAAACCCGTTTTCACTCTGACTGATGATAAAG GCACAGTGAGAAAATTCTTCACGTCTTCGGttgaagaaatggaaaagtGGGTGGACGCTATTCTGAAAGCTATTAAATCGCATAAAAAGGAAGAAGCACCCCTCATACATCTATGA
- the LOC136185859 gene encoding N-terminal Xaa-Pro-Lys N-methyltransferase 1-B-like — MAEAFTPPTTSNESDPEGDTKKWYGKAEAYWKREPATVNGMLGGFGRISSVDVKGSKKFLEPLIRGSSAVVEPSIALGILVVGLLLVFPTRLVQTVDPDFEPEMARYSVIWCQWVLLYLTDGLISDDLVAFLQRCKAALTKNGIIVIKENVSSSSEKMYDDNDSSVCRPSEVFLSIFKESGLRIIKEDMQMDFPEGLYPVKMWALN, encoded by the exons ATGGCGGAGGCTTTCACGCCACCAACGACCTCGAACGAGTCCGATCCAGAAGGCGATACAAAGAAATGGTACGGGAAAGCAGAAGCGTACTGGAAG CGTGAACCAGCTACAGTCAACGGAATGCTCGGCGGATTTGGCCGAATATCTTCCGTGGACGTGAAAGGATCGAAGAAATTTTTGGAACCACTTATTCGA GGATCATCCGCTGTTGTAGAACCGAGCATCGCTCTAGGTATCCTTGTCGTAGGCctccttctcgtctttcCGACGCGTTTAGTTCAGACTGTGGATCCG GATTTTGAGCCGGAAATGGCGCGATACAGTGTTATCTGGTGTCAATGGGTTCTTCTCTATTTAACAGATGGTCTGATTTCAG ATGACTTAGTTGCTTTTTTGCAACGCTGTAAAGCTGCTCTGACAAAGAATGGGATTATCGTTATTAAAGAAAATGTCTCGTCATCTTCAGAGAAAATGTATGATGACAATGATAGCAGTGTTTGCAG GCCATCCGAGGTATTTCTTAGTATATTTAAAGAAAGTGGGCTTCGTATAATAAAAGAAGACATGCAAATGGATTTCCCTGAAGGCCTCTATCCAGTGAAAAT GTGGGCACTGAATTAG